Below is a window of Frigoribacterium sp. SL97 DNA.
CACGCCGGGCAGGTGGGTCGCCGGGTCGTGATCGGGCTCTGCTTCGGGGTAGAGGCCCCGGCCCGACGACGCACTGGCGTAGAGCGCTGCGAGCCAGGTGGGGTTGATCTCGACCGTGCGGCTGCCGGCGAACTTGAACCGGAGGCTGATCTGGGGCGAGAGCCAGACGGTCGACCGGCCGTCGCCGGTCTCGATCGGTTCCTTCCACGAGAACATGAACGACTCGTTCTGGCGGAACTTGTTCACGATGACGATCTGGAGGTGGGCGAGGAGACGGTCCTCGACCTTGAACTCGAGGACGTCGCCGTCGTAGACGATGTATCCCATGGCTGCTCCGAGACGGAGAACGCCCGACGGTGCTGACAGCAGGGTCTGGGCTGTGGTGGTGTGCGGATCTCACTGCGCACTGCGCCGGCCGTCTTCGCGACGCCACACGTGGTGACGAGACCACATCGGTGATGCGTCCGCTCGGCTCTCCTCGAGACCTGACACTAGACCGCCGACGAGGAAGGGCGACAGGGTCCCGACCCGAACGGGACCCTGTCGCCGGCAGCTCGCACCGGACCCGACCGGTGCCAGCGCACGCCTTGAGGACCTGAACCACCCTCAAGACATGCCCAGCCTGCGCCTGCGCCCGGGATGCACGACAGATCTGGACTTAAGGCGAACGCTTTGATACCAGCGGGCGCGGTGGGCGTTGCGGCAGCGTCGACGTCCCCGAGCACGACGCCGGGCACGAGGGATCTCCTCGAGAGCCTGGCCGCCCGCGCCTCCTG
It encodes the following:
- a CDS encoding ATP-dependent DNA ligase gives rise to the protein MGYIVYDGDVLEFKVEDRLLAHLQIVIVNKFRQNESFMFSWKEPIETGDGRSTVWLSPQISLRFKFAGSRTVEINPTWLAALYASASSGRGLYPEAEPDHDPATHLPGVTGTHVDWATDRPEPSRTRAARPPSRA